From Rhododendron vialii isolate Sample 1 chromosome 10a, ASM3025357v1, the proteins below share one genomic window:
- the LOC131302898 gene encoding uncharacterized protein LOC131302898 has product MCSRIIDHKGTCGIAGFLRNEEACTEYDSFQLGGVWFYNSRNLPSHLPVANPNPNSSNPSRISSLSDVISSSSNLRRLFSSESNSPHGNLSFNPDPLPEETSLQPQTQKKRDVSVDVQDVSNKELKIRIEKYFKKGDEEALPSILEAIIQRKLAGKHEETDDELIEELSSKPVDNVKDDEFESDFEELYETDEDIDDLYNATDIVKKRMVKDEFFHMDNKKWGDMINEAMNHGFLNDTRK; this is encoded by the exons ATGTGCAGCCGGATCATTGATCATAAAGGAACATGTGGGATAGCAGGATTTCTAAGGAATGAGGAAGCTTGTACTGAATACGACT CTTTTCAACTCGGCGGAGTGTGGTTCTACAACTCTCGCAATCTTCCTTCTCATCTTCCGGTCGCCAATCCAAATCCCAATAGCAGCAACCCTTCTcgcatttcttctctctctgacgtgatttcttcttcttccaactTGAGGAGGCTTTTCTCATCCGAAAGCAATTCGCCCCATGGAAACCTTAGTTTTAACCCTGACCCCCTTCCAGAAGAAACTAGCTTGCAGCCCCAAACCCAGAAAAAGAGGGATGTCTCTGTGGATGTTCAAGACGTCAGCAACAAAG AGCTGAAAATACGTattgaaaagtactttaaaaaagGTGATGAAGAGGCACTCCCATCCATTCTTGAAGCAATAATCCAACGAAAGTTAGCAGGAAAGCACGAGGAAACCGATGATGAGCTGATAGAAGAACTTAGTAGCAAGCCGGTGGACAATGTTAAAGACGATGAGTTTGAATCTGATTTTGAGGAGTTGTACGAGACTGATGAAGATATTGATGATTTGTATAATGCAACGGATATTGTGAAGAAGAGGATGGTTAAAGATGAATTCTTTCACATGGACAACAAGAAGTGGGGAGATATGATTAATGAGGCAATGAATCATGGATTTCTTAACGACACCAGGAAATGA
- the LOC131303524 gene encoding ADP-ribosylation factor-like protein 8b: MGLWDAFLNWLRSLFFKQEMELSLIGLQNAGKTSLVNVVATGGYSEDMIPTVGFNMKKVTKGNVTIKLWDLGGQPRFRSMWERYCRAVSAIVYVVDAADHDNLSISRSELHDLLSKSSLSGIPLLVLGNKIDKPGALSKEALTEQMGLKSITDREVCCYMISCKNSTNIDSVIDWLVKHSKSKS, translated from the exons ATGGGTCTGTGGGATGCTTTTCTCAATTGGCTCCGAAG CCTCTTTTTCAAGCAGGAAATGGAGCTTTCTTTGATCGGGCTTCAAAATGCTGGGAAAACGTCATTAGTAAATGTTGTTGct ACTGGTGGATACAGTGAAGACATGATCCCTACG GTGGGATTCAATATGAAGAAAGTAACTAAAGGAAATGTTACTATAAAGTTGTGGGATCTTGGTGGTCAGCCCAGGTTTCGTAGCATGTGGGAGAGATACTGCCGTGCAGTCTCTGCTATCGT TTACGTTGTTGACGCTGCCGATCACGATAACCTCAGCATCTCAAGAAGTGAACTCCATGATTTGCTTAGCAAATCATCGCTGAGTGGAATTCCATTGCTGGTGTTAGGCAACAAGATTGACAAGCCAGGAGCCCTCTCCAAGGAAGCATTGACTGAACAAAT GGGACTCAAATCTATTACTGATAGAGAGGTATGCTGCTATATGATCTCATGCAAAAACTCAACCAATATCGATTCAGTTATCGATTGGCTTGTCAAGCATTCCAAATCAAAGAGCTGA
- the LOC131303523 gene encoding uncharacterized protein LOC131303523, with protein sequence MLSWDKLLPDEIKQKVEKKFNEIGDMVERGEIEVEKGYELFKEFEDEMVLECGKMMEPEGPPQCNDTSVPDKKKNIDDPPGEGPVLRWQTRVVLAPGGDAWHPKNRKVKMAVTVKELGFSKHQFRRLRELVGKRYHPGKDELTITSERFEHREENRKDCLRALFALIEEAGKADKLVEKVRTRYAEGRLRANTKFMERLRTKSM encoded by the exons ATGCTTAGCTGGGATAAGCTCCTTCCAG ATGAGATAAAGCAGAAAGTGGAGAAGAAATTTAATGAGATAGGTGACATGGTTGAAAGGGGGGAGATTGAAGTTGAAAAAGGTTATGAGCTTTTCAAGGAATTTGAAGATGAGATGGTTTTGGAATGTGGTAAGATGATGGAGCCAGAGGGACCTCCACAGTGTAATGATACCTCTGTGCCAGACAAGAAAAAGAATATAGATGACCCACCAGGTGAGGGACCAGTTCTCAGGTGGCAGACCCGTGTTGTCTTGGCTCCCGGTGGTGATGCATGGCACCCCAAAAACAGAAAAGTGAAGATGGCTGTTACTGTCAAAGAGCTTGGGTTCTCAAAGCATCAATTTCGTCGTCTGCGGGAACTTGTTGGAAAGCGCTACCATCCGGGGAAAGATGAGCTAACAATCACCAGTGAGAG GTTTGAACATCGGGAGGAGAACAGAAAGGATTGTCTTAGGGCTCTATTTGCGCTCATTGAGGAAGCCGGAAAAGCTGATAAGCTTGTAGAGAAGGTTCGAACTCGTTATGCCGAGGGGAGACTCAGAGCCAATACAAAGTTCATGGAGAGGTTGCGTACCAAGTCCATGTAA